The window CCAGGTCCAGCTCCTGCGAGGCGCGGGCCCGCCACAGCCGCAGGGTGTTGACGTTGCCCGGGCCGTAGCCCGCCACCGGCACGTCGTAGGGCATGCCCATGACCTTGCGGCCGTCCACCCAGCGCACCCGCCGGCGCCCCTGCTCGTCGATGAAGGCCTCGGTCCGGCCGTAGAGCCGGATGGGCACCTGGGCCTCGGGGCGCGGGATCTCCCAGGCGCAGCCGAAGCGCAGCCACTCCTCGGGCCGCTCCACCTGGTAGCCGTTGCGGATCTCCTGGTCGAAGATGCCGAACTCGTAGCGGATGCCGTAGCCGTAGGCCGGCAGCGCCAGGGTGGCCATGGAGTCGAGGAAGCAGGCGGCCAGGCGGCCCAGGCCGCCGTTGCCCAGGCCGGCGTCCGGCTCCTGCGCCAGCAGGTCGGTCAGGTTGAGCCCCAGGTCGGAGAGGGCCGCCTTCATGTTGGCGTGCAGCCCCAGGTTGATGAGGTTGTTCTCCATCAACCGCCCCATGAGGAACTCCAGGGACAGGTAGTAGACGCGCTTGGCGTCGCGCTTGTAGTAGGTCTGCTGGGTCTGGATCCAGCGCCGCATCATGCGGTCGCGCACCGTGTGGGCGGCGGCGAAGTAGCGGTCCAGCCTGGTGGCGGTGTGCTCGTCCTTGCCCTGGGAGTACTGCAGGTGGTCGGCGAAGGATCGCTTGAGGGCGTCGGCGTCGGACGCGGTGCGGGCGTTCGGCAGGTCGCGCGAGCGCTCCAGCGCCTTGGCCTCCTCGGTGCGCCCGCCCGTCCCCTTCTTCGTCGCTGCCATGCGCTGACTCCTTCACCGTGGGTCCGGCCCGCCGCCGGCGCCGGAAAGGCGGGAGTCTACCCCGGGTTCGGCGCGGACGCTGCGGCCAAGGGGCGGGGGGCGGGTTGGCGGTTTTTGCACCTGGCGGTCGGGCACGGAGGACGACGCCGGGCGAGGGGGTGGGTGCGCCGCCCCCTCCCGCCAGCCCGCCAGCCGCCTCACGTCATCGGCGGCGCCGCCGGGCCCGCGCGCTGGCCACCAGCCCCTCCCCGAGCGCGAGCACCGCGGCCCGCCGGTTGTGGATCCTGCAGGCACAGCGAAGGTTGAGCACCTCGGTCGGGCCTCCGATGGCCTGCGGAACGAGGTGGTCGAGCTCGACCTGCCAGCTGGAGCCGCACACGCCGCCCGTGTCGAGCGGCCACTGGCAGCGGTCCCCGTCGCGGAGCCGGACCTCGCGCTCGATGGCGGCGGGGAGGCCGGGGCGCTCGGTGGTCGGGGTCGGGGTCGAGGTCGGGGTCGGGGTCGGGGTCGAGGTCGAGGTCGGGGTCGGGGTCGGGGTCGGGGTCGGGGTCGGGGTCGGGGTCGGGGTCGGGGTCGGGGTCGGGGTCGGGGTCGGGGTCGAGGTCGGGGTCGGGGTCGGGGTCGGGGCCGGGGTCGGAGTGGCGACCGCCGTTCGGGGCCGCTTCACGAGAGTCTTTCGCCTCGACTGCTTCTCCAGGAGCAGGTCGAGCGCCGCCTCGAGCGCCTGCTCCATGGAGGCGCGGGGCATGGAGTGCGAGAGGCCGGTCCGGACGGCGGCGAGCTTGTCGAGGAAGCTGGCCGAGACGGTGAGGTGGAGGCGCCGCAGCTCCGAGGTCACCGGCTCGATGTCAGCGCGCGCAGCCCTGGTGGACAGGATTGTTCCAGCTTCGTGCGCACGAAGTGGCGCGGAGCTGGCTGGCGCCTTGGCTGGTGGCAGGTCGCCCGCTCCGACGGCGACCACCTCCACCGTCGGAGGCGCGAGGGCGAACTCGGCCGCCGCCATCGACGGTGGCTCGCGCCGGGGTGCCACCATCGTCACGACTTCTCGTCGCGGAGGGTCAGGCTGCGGACGGAGTGCGGCGGTGATCTCCCTGGCCTCCCGGGCCGAGCAGCCGAGGTACCGCGGGAGCACCATCGCCTCGTTCTCGGCGGTCAGCACCCTCGCCAGCTCGCCAACCGCCGACAGGCACAGCCGCCCGTCGCGGAGCGCCACCTCGACGGCAGCGGAGCGGGGCAGGAGCCTCGCGGCAGAGCTCCGCAGGTACGCCGCCCCGTTGGACAGCCCGAGCTCCCGAGTCAGGAACGCGAACAGGCTGGCGTGGCCGAGCCGCTCCCAGCCGCGGCGCCGATCGAAGTCGGCCAGGGCGAGGAGGAAGTCGGCGGCCGCCTCGCGCTCCCGACCGAGGAGGTGGACCAGGTCGTCCCGGTGGGTCCGGGCTTCGGCGAGGGTAGCGGGTGGGACGAGGTCGCCGAAACCCTTGGCCCCCCAGGGGCTCTCCGGCTCGCGGGCGAGCGGAGGGAAGGCGCTGCCCCGTGCGTGAACGGGGGCGAGAAAGGGGCCTGCGACTTGGCGGGCGGACCAGTGGACCGGTGCGTTCATGCACCGATGGTCTCATGCGTTCCGGAGCCCTCCTGGAACGCACGCATTCGCGCGCTGGCTGCACCGGCGACGGCACCCCTCCGCGACCCCGCCAGCGCGGGCGCGCGCGCGCCAGGCGAGCCCCAGCGCTGCGAGGGGCCTCCTCCTGCACGAGCATGTCAGCGCAAGTGCTCGATGGTCGAAATCGCGTCAAGCGTTTCCGGCGATTCAGACCGCCGGAACCCAACTGGGACAGCGAATTCCGGCTTGGTCGAGGTCTCCGTCGACTTCGCGTCGAGGTCGCGGTCGGGGTCAGCGCGCGGCCAGCCGGTTCGGGCTACGCTCCCGGCCTGCTCCTCCACCCACCGGCCCCGCATGCACCCCCTCCCGCACTCGCTTCGCTGGCCGCTCGTCGCCATCGCCCTCTTCCTGGCGCTCGGCGCCATCCCGGCCGGCGTCGCCTTCGTGCTCAGCCCGGACGGCTCGCTGGTCGGAATGCCGCTCGCCGTGCTGGGCGGCACGCCCTTCGACGACTTCCGCCTCCCAGGGCTGGTGCTGGCGACGGTGGTCGGCGGCAGCACCCTCGCCGCCGCGGGCCTGGTGGCGTCGGGCTCCCGTCGCGCGGCCGATGGGGCGCTGGTGGCCGGCGCCGTCACGCTGGGCTGGATCGCCTTCCAGGTGCTGCTCATCGGCTACGTCAGCCGGCTCCAGCCGCTGGTGGCGCTGCTCGGCCTCGCGCTGGTCTGGCTGGCCTGGCGAGCGCGGGCTCGGGCGTAGCAGCCTCGCCGCAGGCCTGGCCGCGGTCAGGGAGGGTACGGCGTCCCATCCTTGTGGACGTACCTGCTCCCCCCAGTGTACCGGCCAGCCGTGAAGGCCAGGTCGAGATCCGGGTACTCGCCCCGGTCGCGGTCGTCGCGGTTGCTCACGGCCAGGAACCGGGCCGGGGCGGACGAGCGGTTCTGCAGGCAGTGGCCGTTCCTGCTCCCGGCCGGGAAGGCGGCGCAGTCGCCGGCCCGAACCACCTGCT is drawn from Anaeromyxobacter sp. and contains these coding sequences:
- a CDS encoding HNH endonuclease, whose amino-acid sequence is MTSELRRLHLTVSASFLDKLAAVRTGLSHSMPRASMEQALEAALDLLLEKQSRRKTLVKRPRTAVATPTPAPTPTPTPTSTPTPTPTPTPTPTPTPTPTPTPTPTPTSTSTPTPTPTSTPTPTTERPGLPAAIEREVRLRDGDRCQWPLDTGGVCGSSWQVELDHLVPQAIGGPTEVLNLRCACRIHNRRAAVLALGEGLVASARARRRRR